A genomic region of Vitis vinifera cultivar Pinot Noir 40024 chromosome 7, ASM3070453v1 contains the following coding sequences:
- the LOC100264657 gene encoding uncharacterized protein LOC100264657, whose amino-acid sequence MGFAQLVIGPAGSGKSTYCSSLYQHCETMRRTIHIVNLDPAAESFDYPVAMDIRELVSLDDVMEELGLGPNGGLMYCMEHLEENLDDWLTDELDNYLDDDYLVFDCPGQIELFSHVPMLRNFVDHLKRKNFNVCAVYLLDSQFMTDVTKFISGCMASLSAMVQLELPHVNILSKMDLVTNKRDIEDYLNPEPRFLLSELNQRMAPQFGKLNKALIELVDEYSMVSFLPLDLRKESSIRYILSQIDNCIQFGEDADVKVKDFEEDEDDD is encoded by the exons ATGGGCTTTGCACAACTCGTCATTGGCCCAGCTGGCAGTGGCAAG TCAACCTATTGCTCTAGTTTGTATCAACACTGTGAAACCATGCGGCGGACAATTCATATTGTGAACCTAGATCCTGCTGCAGAAAGTTTTGACTACCCTGTGGCCATGG ATATTAGGGAGCTTGTTTCCTTGGATGATGTTATGGAGGAGCTTGGACTGGGGCCAAATGGTGGCCTTATGTACTGCATGGA GCACCTTGaagaaaatttggatgattGGTTAACAGATGAATTGGATAATTACTTGGATGATGACTATTTGGTGTTTGACTGCCCAG GCCAGATAGAGCTTTTTTCGCATGTTCCAATGCTTCGGAATTTTGTGGACCATTTGAAGCGTAAGAATTTCAATGTTTGTGCTGTGTACCTGCTTGATTCACAG TTCATGACAGATGTTACCAAGTTCATTAGTGGTTGCATGGCATCTCTTTCTGCAATGGTCCAACTCGAATTGCCTCATGTTAATATTCTCTCCAAAATGGACCTTGTAACGAACAAAAGGGATATTGAAGA CTACTTGAATCCGGAGCCTCGGTTTTTACTGTCAGAGCTGAATCAACGCATGGCTCCTCAGTTTGGCAAGCTAAACAAAGCTTTGATCGAATTG GTGGATGAGTATAGCATGGTGAGCTTCTTGCCTCTCGACTTGAGGAAAGAGAGCAG CATACGGTATATCTTATCTCAAATCGACAACTGCATTCAGTTTGGGGAAGATGCAGATGTGAAGGTTaaggattttgaggaagatgaGGATGACGACTAG